The genome window CTGAAGGATGCTGATGCCACCGAATTGATCCGCGCCCTTACCGAGATCCATCGCGGCAATACCTACCTCTCCCCTGCCCTCTCGCAGACCATCGTCTGGGACTATCTCCATCTCGCCCAGACAGGGCAGCGGAGGACTTACGAAGACCCGCTTTCGGCGCGGGAGCGCGAAGTCCTACAGCTGATTGCCGAGGGCTACAGCAACCAAGAAATTGCCAACATGCTGTACCTCTCTGTCAAGACGGTTGAGGCGCACAAGGCGCACATCATGGAGAAGCTGAACCTCCGTGGCCGGATCGAGCTGCTGAAATACGCTCTCAAGAAGGGGCTGATCGCTCTCGATGATTAGAAGGGAGGCCCGTCGCGAGCGAGCGCGGAAGCCGCCGCCGGCGGGTCTCTACGAAGAGGATGAGCTTCCGGAAAGGCTGGGCCGCCGCATGATCAAGCTGACGCGCTTGGACGGCAGCCATATCTATGTCAACGCAGAGTTGATCGAGTTTCTCGAAGAGACCCCAGACACCGTCGTGTCGCTGACGACGGGGCGGAAGCTTGTCGTCAGGGAGACGGCCGACGATGTCAGCGAGCGGATCATCGCCCTCGAGCGCCGGATCCATGGCACAGACCGTCAAATAGCGAGCGTGGCGGAGTAGCGCAATGCAGCTGACGGCCATTCTCGGCGTGATCATTGGATTTTTCGGCGTGATCGGGGGCAATATCCTTGAAGGAGGAAACCCCGCCTCGCTCATTCAGCTTCCTGCTTTTGTCATCGTTGTCGTCTCGTCGATCGGCATCACCATGCTTGCTACGCCTGGCGCCAACTTCGCTGCCGCTCCGAAGGCGCTCGTCAAGCTCATTCGCAAGCCGGATATCGACCCGCCGAGCCTGATCACGCGGATCACGACACTCGCGGAGAAAGCGCGCAAAGAGGGTCTGCTCTCGCTGGAGAGTGAAGCGCAAAGCATCAATGATGACTTTCTCAAGAAAGGCATCGAGCTGATCGTCGACGGAACGGACCCGGAAGTCGTCGGCGAGACCCTTCGCAATGAGTTGTACGTGATGGAAAAACGCCACGAAAGTGTTTACACCGTCTTCGAGGCTCTCGGCGGGTATGCGCCGACAATGGGTGTGCTCGGCACTGTAATGGGCCTCGTTCATGTCATGGAGATGCTCGGCAGCGGCGACATCGAAAAGCTCGGGCATGGGATCGCGGTCGCCTTCATCGCGACGCTCTACGGCGTCGGCACCGCCAACTTGATCTTCCTGCCGATCGGCGGTCGGCTGAAGAAGCTGAGCCAAGAGGAAGTGCTCGTCCGTGAGATGATGATCGAGGGCATCCTGTCGATCCAGGCGGGCGAGAACCCGCGCGTCATCCAGCAGAAGCTGCTCGGCTTCCTTGCGCCAAGCGCGCGCCGGCGCGCGGCGAACGCGGAAGCGCGGAAGGAAGGAGCCGTCGCGTGAGCAGTCATGGAAAGCGGCGCGGCGGGGGCCATGGCGGCGCAGGTCATAACAACAGCGAGCGCTGGCTGCTGACCTACGCCGACCTCATCACGCTGCTCATGATGCTTTTTGTCATCATGTATGCCATCTCCACCGTTGACGTGAAGAAGGCGGTCGTCCTTGGCGAAGCGCTCACCAAGGCGTTCTCACCCGGGATCTTCCTTGGCGACGCGAAGACGGGGCTGGCACAGGGCGGCGGCGACGTTGCCCATCCATTCATCACCAACACGCAGCGTCAAGACTTTGGCGTCCTGCAGGAGGCGCTGACCCGGCTGGTTCGCGAGGAAGGGCTCGAGGGCAGCGTCTCGATCAACACCACGCGCGAGGGCACAGTTATCACGCTCTCAGGGTCCTTGCTCTTTCCCTCAGGACGAGCGGAAATCCGTCCCGAAGCGCTGCGGCTGCTCGATCAGATCGCTGACCTGATCCGGCCGCTGCCGAACCGAATCCGGATTGAAGGCCATACCGACGACCTGCCGCCAGCAGCAGCGCTCTATCCCTCGAATTGGGAGCTTGCCGCGGCACGGGCCCTGGCGGTGCTGCGCTACTTCGCCGGACCAGGGCGCGTCGCGCCGGAACGGCTTTCTGCAGCGAGCTACGGCCAGTACAAGCCGGTCGCTCCGAACGATAGCGTGGCGGGCCGCGCGCAAAACCGACGCGCCGAGATTGTCATCCTCTACACCCCGGGCAGCGGCTAAGGAGCATGGGCGATGCGACGACTGCTTCCGATCCTGATTGCGATCCCGCTTCTCCTGCTTGCAACAGCGGGCGGCGCCTTCATCGCGATGCAGTTTCTCGCGCCGGGCGCAGCAAGCGCAGGGGAGTCCAAGCCGGCCGAAAGCAAGAAAGAGGACCACACTAAGCTCGGCCCGACGATCCTGCTCCCTGAGCGCGTGATCAACTTGGCGGATAGCGGAACCGGTCGCTACCTGAAGATCGCGGCGGCTGTCGAGTTCAAGCCGGAGAAGGACGACTGGTACAAGGCGAGCGACGAAGAG of Dehalococcoidia bacterium contains these proteins:
- a CDS encoding OmpA family protein; translated protein: MSSHGKRRGGGHGGAGHNNSERWLLTYADLITLLMMLFVIMYAISTVDVKKAVVLGEALTKAFSPGIFLGDAKTGLAQGGGDVAHPFITNTQRQDFGVLQEALTRLVREEGLEGSVSINTTREGTVITLSGSLLFPSGRAEIRPEALRLLDQIADLIRPLPNRIRIEGHTDDLPPAAALYPSNWELAAARALAVLRYFAGPGRVAPERLSAASYGQYKPVAPNDSVAGRAQNRRAEIVILYTPGSG
- a CDS encoding flagellar FlbD family protein; translation: MIKLTRLDGSHIYVNAELIEFLEETPDTVVSLTTGRKLVVRETADDVSERIIALERRIHGTDRQIASVAE
- a CDS encoding flagellar basal body-associated FliL family protein translates to MRRLLPILIAIPLLLLATAGGAFIAMQFLAPGAASAGESKPAESKKEDHTKLGPTILLPERVINLADSGTGRYLKIAAAVEFKPEKDDWYKASDEERKKKEDEFRKKMASRVAVMQDVFIMHISSKRSTDLMTLEGKERLKNELLQRLRAAVKEPEVVNIYFTEFVMQ
- a CDS encoding flagellar motor protein, producing the protein MQLTAILGVIIGFFGVIGGNILEGGNPASLIQLPAFVIVVVSSIGITMLATPGANFAAAPKALVKLIRKPDIDPPSLITRITTLAEKARKEGLLSLESEAQSINDDFLKKGIELIVDGTDPEVVGETLRNELYVMEKRHESVYTVFEALGGYAPTMGVLGTVMGLVHVMEMLGSGDIEKLGHGIAVAFIATLYGVGTANLIFLPIGGRLKKLSQEEVLVREMMIEGILSIQAGENPRVIQQKLLGFLAPSARRRAANAEARKEGAVA